Proteins co-encoded in one Rhodococcus sp. PAMC28707 genomic window:
- a CDS encoding FAD-dependent oxidoreductase, whose translation MTFVILQPCCNDASCVDVCPVDCIHPTPDEPGFMTSEMLHIDPDSCIDCGACVDECPVDAIRADHELEPEQERYLGINANYFQFNPMQSSGYNAVASPFKGVDFTGRRIAVVGSGPAAFYAATELASIRGIEVEMYDRLLTPYGLVRAGVAPDHPGTKAVTDLFRAVGGKKSVRIHLGVEIGSDISHEELLEHHDAVIYATGASNDRRLGIPGEDLPGSHAAAEFVGWYNGHPDYADRSYDLSSERAVIVGNGNVALDIARVLLVSPAELENTDIADHALEALRGSKIREVVVLGRRGSAQAAYTNPELIGLMNAADIDIVLSADEAEPDAATSAALESGTAEPSTALKVELAREIAAGDGQGAGSDPNRKRIVLRFCVSPDEILGDESVTSVRLIHNELRTDESGTVKAERTSTEEMLDTGLVLRSVGYHGSEIPGVPFDSGVGVIPNKEGRVIDNSGEPVSGTYATGWIKRGPTGVIGTNKKCAAETVRSLLEDIAADRLPQARADRAELDLLLEKKAPDALDFPAWARIDKAEISAGKDTGRPRVKFVGLDEMRLAAQPASTDPS comes from the coding sequence ATGACGTTCGTGATTCTTCAACCCTGCTGCAACGACGCATCGTGCGTCGATGTGTGTCCAGTCGACTGTATTCACCCCACGCCGGACGAACCTGGCTTCATGACCTCGGAAATGCTGCACATCGATCCCGATAGCTGCATCGACTGCGGTGCGTGTGTGGACGAATGCCCCGTCGACGCCATCCGCGCCGACCATGAATTGGAGCCCGAGCAAGAGCGATACCTCGGGATAAATGCCAACTACTTCCAATTCAACCCGATGCAGAGCAGTGGGTACAACGCGGTTGCTTCGCCCTTCAAAGGCGTCGACTTCACCGGCCGAAGAATTGCCGTCGTCGGATCAGGGCCTGCGGCGTTCTACGCCGCCACCGAACTCGCGTCCATCCGCGGTATCGAGGTCGAGATGTACGACCGCCTGTTGACCCCGTACGGGCTGGTTCGGGCGGGCGTAGCACCCGACCATCCAGGCACAAAGGCGGTGACCGATCTCTTCCGCGCGGTCGGCGGCAAGAAGTCGGTACGGATCCATCTCGGCGTCGAGATCGGCTCCGATATCTCTCACGAAGAACTTCTCGAACACCACGATGCGGTCATCTACGCGACGGGTGCCTCCAACGATCGACGCCTCGGGATTCCAGGGGAAGATCTTCCCGGCAGCCACGCAGCAGCCGAATTCGTCGGGTGGTACAACGGCCACCCCGACTACGCCGACCGCAGCTACGATCTGAGCAGCGAAAGGGCAGTCATCGTAGGCAACGGAAACGTCGCCCTCGACATCGCTCGTGTTCTGCTGGTTTCGCCGGCCGAACTCGAGAACACCGATATCGCCGACCACGCGCTGGAGGCATTACGAGGCAGCAAGATCCGCGAGGTGGTAGTTCTGGGTCGACGCGGGTCAGCCCAGGCTGCGTACACGAACCCCGAATTGATCGGATTGATGAATGCTGCCGACATCGACATCGTGTTGTCAGCCGACGAAGCCGAACCGGACGCCGCCACTTCGGCAGCTCTGGAATCCGGCACCGCCGAACCCTCCACCGCATTGAAGGTGGAACTGGCTCGCGAAATTGCAGCCGGAGACGGCCAAGGCGCAGGATCCGACCCGAACCGGAAGCGCATTGTGCTCCGCTTCTGCGTTTCCCCTGACGAGATACTCGGAGACGAGTCGGTCACCTCTGTCCGTCTGATACACAATGAACTGCGAACCGATGAGTCCGGCACGGTGAAAGCCGAGCGAACCTCGACCGAGGAGATGCTCGACACAGGTCTGGTTCTGCGTTCGGTCGGTTATCACGGAAGCGAGATACCAGGCGTGCCGTTCGATTCCGGTGTCGGCGTGATTCCCAACAAAGAAGGCCGCGTGATCGACAATTCAGGCGAGCCGGTATCCGGAACCTATGCAACAGGCTGGATAAAGCGCGGGCCCACCGGCGTGATCGGAACCAACAAGAAGTGTGCAGCTGAGACCGTTCGGAGCCTGCTCGAAGACATAGCTGCTGACCGTCTTCCTCAGGCCCGCGCGGATCGTGCGGAACTCGACCTATTGCTGGAGAAGAAAGCGCCCGACGCACTCGACTTTCCTGCATGGGCACGCATCGACAAAGCAGAGATTTCGGCTGGAAAAGACACTGGGCGTCCCCGCGTGAAGTTCGTCGGCCTGGACGAGATGCGGCTCGCAGCTCAGCCCGCGAGTACAGATCCTTCCTGA
- a CDS encoding MFS transporter, translated as MTASKPTEAVKGGALPSQIWVLISASFVIALGFGIVAPVIPQFATEFGVGVVAASAVISVFAAMRLLFAPASGLLVQKLGERPVYLAGLLIVAASTGACAFAQTYWQLLIFRGLGGIGSTMFTVSALGLLIRMSPADSRGRVSGFYATSFLMGSIGGPLVGGAVVGLGLRAPFIIYAIALIIAAAVVFFSLGNVDSTESEHGSAVPMMSLRAALRVPAYRAALSSNFATGWAVFGVRVALVPLFVVAVLDRSAAVAAVALAVFAVGNALVLITSGRLSDVRGRKPFVVAGLIVAGLGTAAIGLTDNVALFMIASFVAGFGSGLMTPAQQASVADIIGSRARGGPVLSTFQMASDVGAIFGPIVAGMVVEYYSYGTAFVMSGAILLAAAVWWLFVKDTASAAKAAARKQ; from the coding sequence GTGACAGCTTCGAAACCCACCGAGGCTGTGAAGGGCGGCGCGCTGCCGTCGCAAATATGGGTCCTGATCTCGGCGAGCTTCGTGATAGCTCTTGGTTTCGGAATCGTCGCACCGGTAATTCCACAGTTCGCCACCGAATTCGGTGTCGGTGTAGTCGCTGCATCGGCGGTCATCAGCGTATTCGCGGCGATGCGACTCTTGTTCGCGCCTGCCAGTGGCCTCTTGGTGCAGAAGCTCGGTGAGCGACCGGTTTACCTGGCCGGTCTGTTGATCGTGGCTGCATCGACCGGCGCCTGCGCTTTCGCCCAAACCTATTGGCAGCTCCTGATCTTCCGAGGACTCGGCGGCATCGGATCGACAATGTTCACGGTGTCGGCTCTGGGCCTTCTCATTCGAATGAGCCCGGCGGACAGCCGCGGACGCGTATCGGGGTTCTACGCGACGAGCTTCCTGATGGGTTCGATAGGTGGCCCGCTCGTCGGCGGAGCGGTCGTCGGATTGGGTTTACGAGCACCCTTCATCATCTACGCGATCGCTCTGATCATCGCTGCTGCCGTCGTCTTTTTCAGCCTCGGCAATGTCGATTCGACCGAATCCGAGCACGGTTCTGCAGTGCCGATGATGTCGCTACGCGCTGCTTTGAGAGTGCCCGCCTACCGTGCTGCTCTTTCCTCGAATTTCGCGACGGGGTGGGCAGTGTTCGGTGTCCGCGTTGCGTTGGTTCCGCTGTTCGTCGTTGCAGTTCTCGACCGCTCGGCTGCGGTGGCTGCTGTGGCGCTGGCGGTATTCGCCGTCGGAAATGCCCTCGTGCTGATCACCTCCGGACGGCTTTCCGACGTACGCGGGCGAAAACCTTTTGTCGTCGCAGGCCTGATCGTTGCGGGTCTGGGCACCGCAGCCATCGGTCTGACCGATAACGTGGCGCTGTTCATGATCGCCTCTTTCGTTGCGGGTTTCGGGTCCGGTCTGATGACACCGGCGCAGCAGGCCTCGGTGGCCGACATCATCGGCTCCCGTGCACGCGGTGGCCCAGTTCTCTCGACATTCCAAATGGCATCCGACGTCGGGGCGATCTTCGGGCCCATCGTCGCCGGAATGGTGGTCGAGTACTACTCCTACGGAACGGCCTTCGTGATGTCCGGGGCGATTCTGCTCGCTGCGGCAGTGTGGTGGCTGTTTGTGAAGGATACGGCGAGCGCAGCAAAAGCAGCTGCCCGCAAGCAATGA
- a CDS encoding N-acetylmuramoyl-L-alanine amidase: protein MNRTSVLGVLSAGVMAGALMIPATASAAPSGLELDGKTVFVDPGHQGVGHAENLAAQVDDGRGGTKDCQTSGMTTVDGIAEHTINWNVAQLVKSSLESLGASVVMSRADDSAWGGCVDDRARAASASGADVAVSIHADSTAVGTDADKHGFHLIVPTLPIPDAAANAAQSEGGLAASNLMRDAYERAGFSAANYAGAVDGLQERSDIAGPALTSVPLVFVEMGNGSNPDDAAVLESPEGQLKHAIAISTGLIDYLLGPHTTVTALSVEDGPEAPSDSATATPAAGKPKLEAAPSSAGGSPLARLLAGIAPYVDSVGIDGLSDLVTDDNVRSVSNFAQGLLKQMLATE, encoded by the coding sequence ATGAATAGAACCTCTGTGCTCGGCGTGCTGTCCGCAGGTGTGATGGCCGGCGCGCTGATGATTCCTGCAACAGCGTCGGCCGCCCCTTCAGGCCTGGAGCTCGACGGTAAAACGGTCTTCGTGGATCCCGGTCACCAAGGTGTCGGCCACGCCGAGAATCTGGCTGCGCAGGTCGACGATGGCCGCGGCGGCACCAAGGACTGCCAGACATCGGGGATGACCACCGTCGACGGCATTGCCGAACACACCATCAACTGGAACGTCGCTCAGCTGGTGAAATCGAGTTTGGAAAGCCTCGGTGCCTCGGTCGTCATGAGCCGTGCCGACGACTCTGCGTGGGGCGGATGTGTCGATGACCGAGCACGAGCGGCCAGTGCGTCCGGGGCGGACGTCGCTGTCAGCATCCATGCGGACTCGACGGCTGTGGGCACCGATGCAGACAAGCACGGGTTCCACCTGATCGTCCCCACACTCCCCATTCCCGACGCGGCTGCCAACGCGGCCCAGTCGGAAGGTGGCCTGGCCGCATCGAACCTGATGCGCGACGCGTACGAGCGAGCCGGGTTCAGTGCCGCCAACTACGCGGGGGCAGTCGACGGACTGCAGGAGCGGTCCGACATCGCCGGGCCGGCACTGACCAGTGTGCCTTTGGTTTTCGTCGAGATGGGAAACGGCTCCAATCCTGACGATGCTGCTGTGCTCGAAAGCCCGGAGGGGCAGCTGAAGCACGCCATCGCGATCTCCACCGGGTTGATCGACTATCTCCTCGGCCCGCACACCACTGTCACGGCACTATCCGTGGAGGATGGACCGGAAGCACCGTCCGACTCGGCCACGGCGACCCCTGCTGCGGGTAAGCCGAAGCTCGAAGCCGCCCCGAGTTCGGCCGGGGGGAGTCCGCTCGCGCGCTTGCTTGCCGGGATCGCACCCTACGTCGATTCCGTCGGGATCGACGGATTGTCGGATCTGGTGACCGACGACAACGTTCGGTCGGTGTCGAACTTCGCGCAGGGCCTGCTGAAGCAGATGCTCGCAACCGAGTAG
- a CDS encoding GTP-binding protein: MARALGDRKIPVILVSGFLGAGKTTLLNHLLRHNRGIRIGVIVNDFGSINIDSMMVAGQVDSMVALGNGCICCAVDIEEMDSMFDVLSDPARALDVIVVEASGIAEPRSLIRMVLASNNSAIVYGGLVGVVDAVEFGGTVERHPEIEQHLRLADLVVLNKTDRLDDAETAAGLDSVREIVGDVPIVVTGHGRVDAALLFDVPTRADDRSSARQLSFDEVLYEDEDLGDHSRHLHAAYTTTSFETEEPMDPRRFIEVMENPSGEVYRAKGFVYFGVDGYAGKYVLGTVGRHIRLESTTWGRDERRATSLVLIGTDIDEELVEVRLLDCIRRTGDPTDRAAMLPVHRYTPNSA; encoded by the coding sequence GTGGCGCGTGCACTCGGAGACCGAAAGATTCCCGTAATTCTCGTCTCGGGATTTCTCGGTGCAGGCAAGACGACGTTGCTCAATCACCTGCTTCGCCACAATCGAGGAATTCGCATCGGAGTCATCGTCAACGACTTCGGCTCCATCAATATCGATTCGATGATGGTTGCCGGTCAAGTCGATTCGATGGTGGCCCTCGGTAACGGGTGTATCTGCTGTGCCGTGGACATCGAGGAAATGGATTCGATGTTCGACGTTCTGTCCGACCCCGCGAGGGCACTCGACGTGATCGTGGTCGAGGCCAGTGGCATTGCGGAGCCGAGAAGCCTCATTCGAATGGTGCTGGCCAGCAACAATTCTGCGATCGTCTACGGCGGCCTTGTCGGAGTGGTCGATGCAGTCGAATTCGGCGGCACCGTCGAACGGCATCCCGAGATCGAACAACACCTCCGCCTCGCAGACCTCGTGGTACTCAACAAGACCGACCGACTCGACGATGCCGAGACGGCTGCGGGCCTCGACAGTGTCCGCGAGATAGTCGGAGACGTCCCGATCGTGGTGACCGGACATGGCCGCGTCGACGCAGCGTTGCTCTTCGATGTACCGACACGTGCTGATGACAGAAGCTCGGCACGGCAATTGTCGTTCGACGAGGTGCTGTACGAGGACGAGGATCTCGGCGATCACTCGCGGCATCTGCACGCCGCCTATACGACTACGAGTTTCGAGACCGAAGAGCCGATGGACCCGCGCCGCTTCATCGAGGTGATGGAGAATCCGTCGGGAGAGGTCTACCGCGCAAAGGGTTTCGTATATTTCGGTGTAGATGGCTACGCGGGGAAATACGTCCTCGGTACGGTCGGCCGTCATATCCGACTCGAATCGACCACGTGGGGCCGCGACGAACGAAGAGCGACCTCGCTGGTATTGATCGGAACGGATATCGACGAAGAATTGGTCGAGGTCCGCCTGCTCGACTGCATCCGCCGGACCGGGGACCCGACCGATCGCGCAGCGATGCTACCGGTTCATCGATACACGCCGAATTCGGCGTGA
- a CDS encoding Lsr2 family protein — protein sequence MAKKVYVQLVDDIDDKPIESGGEHISYSVNGVSYEIDLSDKNAKEFHRKLDYYIEHSARVGGKRAKKAVGATSTGQKRDANQTKAIREWAKSNGYTISARGRIPSDVENAFDAAH from the coding sequence ATGGCCAAGAAAGTTTATGTTCAACTGGTCGACGATATCGACGACAAGCCGATCGAATCCGGCGGAGAGCACATAAGCTATTCCGTCAACGGCGTCAGCTACGAAATCGATCTCAGCGACAAAAACGCCAAAGAGTTTCACCGCAAGCTCGATTACTACATCGAGCACTCGGCACGTGTCGGCGGTAAGCGTGCAAAGAAGGCCGTCGGCGCCACCTCGACCGGCCAGAAGCGCGATGCCAATCAGACGAAGGCTATCCGCGAGTGGGCAAAATCCAACGGATACACCATTTCGGCTCGAGGCCGAATTCCTTCGGACGTCGAGAACGCTTTCGACGCTGCTCACTGA
- a CDS encoding thioredoxin domain-containing protein, whose amino-acid sequence MSQKRTSSAKYTPQPTSSTSTYVLAAVAVLVVAVVVVVAVMWQRGSDTPRNDGYGTVKNANVELTVLPDGVVQLATANAAPVVDLFEDPMCPFCGDLEVKHGQELAQKIDDGAVAVRYHLVVLPQLDASSASGSYSSRAVAASHCVAASEDAVVYSAFHAGLFGADFQPEENGDSDRTDTELADLAQKSGAGEATTQCILSGAMTDVAAADAASAREALSAAGAAGTPGVLVDGQVVDALRDSSWIESIG is encoded by the coding sequence GTGAGCCAAAAAAGAACATCGAGTGCGAAGTACACCCCACAACCGACGTCCAGTACCTCTACGTACGTTCTGGCCGCGGTTGCGGTACTCGTGGTCGCTGTGGTCGTCGTCGTGGCGGTCATGTGGCAGCGGGGCAGTGACACCCCGCGCAACGACGGTTACGGCACGGTAAAAAATGCGAATGTGGAATTGACGGTTCTGCCCGATGGCGTCGTCCAACTGGCCACAGCAAATGCCGCGCCGGTCGTGGATCTGTTCGAAGATCCGATGTGCCCATTCTGTGGTGATCTGGAAGTCAAGCACGGCCAGGAGTTGGCACAGAAGATCGACGACGGTGCGGTAGCGGTTCGATATCACCTGGTTGTGCTTCCTCAACTGGACGCTTCATCGGCGAGCGGGAGCTACTCGAGCCGAGCGGTTGCTGCATCGCACTGTGTCGCCGCATCGGAAGACGCCGTTGTCTATTCCGCATTTCACGCAGGCTTGTTCGGCGCAGATTTTCAACCCGAGGAGAACGGTGATTCCGACCGCACCGACACCGAACTCGCCGACCTCGCACAGAAGAGTGGCGCAGGAGAGGCGACCACACAGTGCATTCTGTCCGGTGCGATGACCGACGTGGCCGCAGCAGACGCGGCGAGCGCCCGTGAAGCCCTGTCCGCGGCGGGTGCAGCCGGAACCCCCGGTGTTCTCGTCGATGGTCAGGTCGTCGATGCCCTCCGCGACTCGTCGTGGATCGAATCGATCGGCTGA